Below is a window of Gemmatimonas sp. UBA7669 DNA.
CACCAAAGGCCTGCGTGGTGTTGACTGCCACCTGGACGCCGCGCATGTAGCGCATGAAATCCGAGGTCTGGATGGAGCCACGCCTTTCGATTTCTTCCTGCGTCACGAACTGTCCGATGCCCTGCTGACGGCGCTGCTCGAAGTCCAGCATGCGCATCGTGACACGGCGTCCCTGCGTGCGCACGGTGTCGAGCAGGTAGTTGCTGCGCAGCAGGGTGTACGACAGCCGCAGCGTGTCCTTCTCCGGCACATCGATGATGCCCGACGTGGGCGCAAAGCCCACGCGGCGCACCACCAGCAAGTACTGACCGGGCGGCACCTGCATCATGCGAAAACGGCCGTTCTCACCCGTCACCACACGCGCGCCAGTGCCCACCACCGACACGTCGGCCGAGCCGAGCGGATTCAGGAGCGTGTCGGTGACGAGACCGTCGATGACCGAGAAGCGGTCGGCGTCGCGCACGGCATTCTGTGCCTGCTCCTGGCGCGCGCGGTCCTGCACGGAGGTGCGCTGCTGTGCGGCCAGTACCGACGGCAGGCCCAGCATCATGACGGCCGCCCCGGCCAGCGCGGCCGCGCGAAAATGTCCTTGCGGGTTCATAGGGAAAAGATACTCGCCGAGCCCCCGGGAAAGATCCCTTGGGGCGCGCTCTTAGCGTCGCGCCAGGTCCCCACAGGCCACGATGATGCTCATGGCTGCGGCGGCGTCGTGGATGTTCACGTAGTAGGTGCTGGTATCGGCAAAGACGGCCGGGACGGTGGCTTTGGCCGAGCCGTTGCCCTTGGCATCGATGGTGATGGGTGTATAGGCCCGGCCGCCGCCAAACACACCGCCGGACTTGCTACAGCTGCCAACGTGTACGTGCCATGGGCGGGTGGCGCCGGGGGTATCGCCGGAAAGCTGCACACTCACCTCGACGCCCTTGCCATCGGCGGTGGGCACGGCGGTGGCGGTACCTGACACCTTTCGTCCCTCGCGGCCGGTCAGCGTGGCGGCCCAATCACGAACGCGCGGGGTGGCGGAGAGGCTGGCGGCACCGACTGTCAGGAGGCCGAGCACAGCGAGAGTGCGTGCAGGCCGCGCGGACGCTGCGGAACGCCACAGGTGGCGAGTCATGGGAGCTCCGTGAGTTGGTTTGCGGTGGGAGGTCGCCGCCTTTCGGAGACGGACGTTCAGCGGCGACGGCGCTTGGGCGCCATGAGAAAAGTAGCCAGGGCGAGCACAAGCACCACAGCAAGCACAGCCAGCATGACGAGCCCGCGCGTGCGCCCCTGCGGCAGGAACCAACTGGCGATCAGGAACGGAACAGCCGCGATGACAAGCCGCAGGAACTGCCGATCCGCCCACTGCGGCACAATGCGCGTGCTGCGTGGCGCGAGTCCCGTGCGATACTCCGCCTCGGCGGCCAGTGCGAAAATGCGATCCTCGATGCGCCGCCACACCTGCCCCACGCGCCACGCCACGGCTCAGCTGCGCTCCACGATACGATCGATGAGGAAGCTGGACTGCACCAGCGCCTCAGCGGTGAAGTCGCCGAAGAATTCGCGCACCTCGTGAAACAGCGACGCGAACGCCGCCTGATCGGCGTTGGCGATGACCGCCGCGAGTTCCTGTGTGGCCGCGCCAAACGCGGCCGTCACGTCACCGGTGCGTGGATTGCGCATCTCGATGGGGCCGTAAAGCGCGGGGTCCTGCGCGAAGTGCCGCGCCGCCACGTAGAGCTCGAGCAGATAGGCCGGCGAGGTGAAGGGCATGGTTTCCGACGGCGGCACGCCGAGCCGCGCGAGTGTGAGGCCCAGCACCTGCGTCTGGAAATGCGTGAGCACCTGCACGATGGCCATGGCGCGGTCGTGCTGCTCAGGCGTGGCTTCCGTGGTGACCAGACCACGCGCCGTGAACGTATGCTGCACCCAGTCAAACCAGGCGTCGCCCCGGCCCCGACACAGCACCACACGCTGACCCTGCAGCGTGTGCACGCTGGGCCCGAACATGGGGTGCGTGCCCACCACACTCGCAGCGGTATGTGCGAGCATGGCGGCCATGGGCTCGGCCTTGATGCTGGTGACGTCCATGAGCAGCGCGTCACCATTCAGATGCGGACCAACTTCCTGAATGACGGACACCGTGTGCTCGATGGGCACACTCACCACCACCACATCGGCCGCGGTTGCGGCCTCAGCCGCACGCAAGGTGGTGTCGGTATCGACGACGAGCAGTTGATGCCCCAGGTCGCCGAAGAGCCGCACGAAGAGCCGCCCGATCTTGCCATGTCCACCAATGACGGCCACGGTACGCGGCGCTTCGCTGAGCGGAATCTCGGCGCGCAACGCGGCCTGATGATCGCGGCTGGAGCGCAGCAGCACACGGAAGATGGACTCGATTTCTCCGGCAGGCAGCCCGAGCTCGAGCGCGCGCTCATGGCGGTCGCGCAAGACGTCGTGCTCACGCTGCGCGTCGCGAATGCGAATGCCGTGTGCGCGCTTGTAGGCGGCCACTTCGGCCACCAGGGCCATGCGCCGCGCGAGAATCTGCATGAGGTCGCGATCGAGCGCGTCGATCATGGCGCGCAGCACAGACAGTGTGCGCGGTGGCGCGCTGGCGGCCTCGCTGCTCACGTGCGTTTGCAGAGGGCGGCCATCAGGGCGTCTGCTTCCAGAACGCGATGCCGCTGGCCTGCTGGCCCACGTCGGCGGTGCCGACCTTGGCGCGCGCCACGATGTCGATGACGTCCACCTTGCCGGGCTGCGCGCCCACGCCCTCGCTGGACACAAAGGCATAGCGCGAGTCGGCGGACACGGCGATGCCGTGCGCGAGGCGGTTGGAGGTGGGCACGACGCCGACACTCTTGCCGGATGTCAGATCAAAGATCTCGACGGCGTGGCCCTGCTTGAGCGTGGCCATGAGGTACTTGTTGTCGGCCGTGGCGGCGAGATTGTACACGCCGCGGCCCGTCTTGAAGCGCCGCTGCAACGCCCAGGTCTTGCGATCGATCTCGAGAATCTCGTCGGCCTTGTTGCACGCCACGTAAATGCGATCGCCCTTCGCTGACGGCTGTGCCCAGGTCGGCGAGCAGGACGCGGGCGTCATGTCATGCTTTGCGAGACCGAGCCCGGCGCGTCCCACCTGCGCCGGATCGACGACGGGGCCGGCGGCCTTGGCTGCAGGTGCGGCGGCATTGTGCGCCGCGTGCGCGTCATGCCCCGTGTGATTCATGCCGGCATTCATGGCCGCGAGGGTGCCCGCCGTGAGTGGCAGCGGGCCTTCCTTGCCCTTGGCCAGCGAGAAGCGGCGCGAGACCTCGAAGCTGCGCGTGTCGACCTCCACCAACTGATCATCCATCATGCAGGTGCTGTACTGGTGCAGGCCATCCGCCGTGATGCGACTGCCATGCGGCATGGTGCAGGTCACGATGCGCGCGACTTCGGTGTTGGTGGGCGTGTACACCACCGACACCGAGCTCGGCACCATGTCACCGTGCAGATTGAAATTCACCGACAGTGTGTAGAGTCCGTCCGGCGTGACGTCGATGGACGCCGGGAAGTTGCCGAGCAGGGTGCCATTGCCGACGAGCGTGTCGGGGCCGAGCTCGTACTTCCAGTACTTGCCATCGGGAAAGCCGTGGCCGGTGGTCATGTACAGGTATCTGGCGTCGGCCGAGATGACGAGGCCGTGCGGGCCTTCCATTTCGGCGGCGAGTTCGCCGATGGCGGTCGTTCGCTCGACCGTCGTGCCCGAAGGGCCGAAGCGTACACGATGGATGAGGTCGGCCGACTCGGCCCCGACATACACCCAGTAGTCCCGGGTGGGCTTGGCGGGCTGCGGCGGCTTCTGCTGCGGCCGTTGCTGCGCAGACACCGAAGAAGCGGCGAGTGTCGCGGCGATGCACAACGCCGTGGTCCACCGCTGGAATTGGGAGCCGGATGCGTGTCGCATGTCTGCCTTGCGTGGGGGAAGTTCGGGACGCATGATGGCCGGGTGTCCCGCGCCGGTAGGGCGCGTCAGGGCACTGCCATCATCCCCTCGGAGACCTCCCCATGAACGTAGCGCGCCGCCTGCGTTTCGTCACGATTGCTGCCGCCGTGTCGGCGGTCGGTCCACTGCCCTCTGTGTCCCTGCACGCGCAGGCGGCGCCCGCGGCTGCCACGGTGGCCCGTCTGGTGGCCGAACCGGCGCGCGTCACGCTGCGTGCCGGTGAATCCACGCCGGTCAAGGTCACGGCCTACGACGCCAATGGGCGCGCGCTCAGTGACGCGACCGTGCGTGTGACGGGGCCGCGCCAGGCCATGCGCTACAGCAACGGCAAGCTCGAAGCGTTCCGTGCGGGCTCGTACACGGCCACCGCCACGGCCATGGGCGCGCAGGGGCCGATCACGCTCGACATTCCGGTCATCGTGAGTTGGCCGGCACTGGCCAAGCTCACCATGACGGCCGACTCGGGTCGCTTGTACACCGGTGTGGCGCTGAACCACAAGATTGAAGGCACGCACGCCGACGGCAGCCCGCGCTACGGCCTTGTGGCCACCTGGCGCAGCAGCAACGCCGCGGTGGCCGAAGTGGATCGCTTTGGTACGGTGACGGCGCTCAAGCCCGGCGCGGTGACGATCACCGCTGAGGCGGAAGGTGTGACGGCGAGCACGTCGTACACCGTGGTGACCAACCCGGTGGCGAGCATCGCGCTCGACATTCCCGAGGACGTGATCCTCACGGGACAGGTGGTGCGACTCAAGGCCACGGCACGCAACGCGAGTGGTACCCCGGTAAGCGACGCGCCCATCACCTGGAGCTATACCTACACGCCCGACGATACAACCGTCGCGCCGGGTGGCCCGGGCATCGTGGACTGGGGCCGCTTCACGGCCAACCATCCGGGCCGATTCACGCTGCTTGCGCAGAGCGGCGGCGTGGTGGCGCGCAAGGTGCTGGAAGCCAAGCCGCGTGACGTGGTGCGCCGCATTTCCGTAACGGGTCGCGGCACCATCAACACCACCGCCACCAGCGACCTGTGGCCGTGGACGGGAAAGGATGGCCGCGACTACGTGCTGGTGGGCACCTGGGGCGGCGATGGCTATGGCATGGTGTTCGACATCACGGACATGAACAACATCGTGAAGACGGACTCCATCAAGATCGACGCGCGCACGATCAACGACGTGACGGTGTCACCCGACGGCCGCTACGGCGTGCTGGCGCGCGAGGGCGCGTCCAACCGTATCAACGGTGTGGTGATCCTGGACCTGGCCAATCCGGCGCATCCCAAGATTGCCTCCACCTTCGAGCAGGAATTGACGGGCGGCGTGCACAACATGTTCGCCACCAACGATCACCTGTTCGCGATCTCCGGTGGTCAGAAGTACGTCATCATCGACGTGAAGGACATCTACAAGCCGAAGTACGTGAGCGAGTACCAGCATCCCAATGCGCGCATTCATGACCTCTGGGTGCGCGACGGCATTGCCTACTCGGCACAGGGTGGCGTGGGCACCGTCATTGTGGATGTGGGCAACGGCAAGTGGGGCGGCACGATCGAGAAGCCCAAGCTCATCAACGTGTTCCCCATCAACTCGGGTCACGAGATCTATCCGTACGTCCAGAAGTCCACGGGTCGCACCTATCTGTTCATCGGCGATGAGGAGATGAACCGCGCCGGCCGCGTGTGGGAAGGGACGAACTATCGCAGCACGCTCGGCCAGAAGGGCGGCATCGCGCAGACCTCGGGCGGCTACGTGCACATCGTGGACGCCACCGACCCCATGAACATGCGCAAGGTGGGCCGCTACCACCTCGAAGACTACGGCGCGCACGACATCATCGTGGAAGACGACGTGCTGTATCAGGCCTACTACGACGGCGGCGTGCGCATTGTAGACGTGAGCGGCGAACTGATGGGCAACCTGGCCGAGCAGCGGCGCGAGATCGCGGTGTTCAAGCCGTATGACCCGCAGGGCCACACGGCCAACGCGCCGTTCGTGATGAACGCGATGCCGTGGAAGGGGCAGATCCTGTTCACGGACTTCAACACGGGTCTGTGGGCGGCGAAGCTGGAGCCGAAGCAGAAGGCGATTACGCCCTGAGGAACAGCAAACTGCGATAGCCTTTGCGCCGGAAGCCTTTACGCCAGAAGCCGTAGGTCGGGAGCACGATGCGCGACGGCGTGTGCTCCTGACCTACGGCTTCTGA
It encodes the following:
- a CDS encoding carboxypeptidase-like regulatory domain-containing protein; protein product: MNPQGHFRAAALAGAAVMMLGLPSVLAAQQRTSVQDRARQEQAQNAVRDADRFSVIDGLVTDTLLNPLGSADVSVVGTGARVVTGENGRFRMMQVPPGQYLLVVRRVGFAPTSGIIDVPEKDTLRLSYTLLRSNYLLDTVRTQGRRVTMRMLDFEQRRQQGIGQFVTQEEIERRGSIQTSDFMRYMRGVQVAVNTTQAFGGTQVYSRREGGGFDGNQQQNYCPMQVLLDGIILPRYFNLDLLPPPKQIAGIEVYSGAATVPPQFGGVDRRCGVVAVWTRDGY
- a CDS encoding CHRD domain-containing protein, whose product is MTRHLWRSAASARPARTLAVLGLLTVGAASLSATPRVRDWAATLTGREGRKVSGTATAVPTADGKGVEVSVQLSGDTPGATRPWHVHVGSCSKSGGVFGGGRAYTPITIDAKGNGSAKATVPAVFADTSTYYVNIHDAAAAMSIIVACGDLARR
- the tyrA gene encoding bifunctional chorismate mutase/prephenate dehydrogenase, producing the protein MSSEAASAPPRTLSVLRAMIDALDRDLMQILARRMALVAEVAAYKRAHGIRIRDAQREHDVLRDRHERALELGLPAGEIESIFRVLLRSSRDHQAALRAEIPLSEAPRTVAVIGGHGKIGRLFVRLFGDLGHQLLVVDTDTTLRAAEAATAADVVVVSVPIEHTVSVIQEVGPHLNGDALLMDVTSIKAEPMAAMLAHTAASVVGTHPMFGPSVHTLQGQRVVLCRGRGDAWFDWVQHTFTARGLVTTEATPEQHDRAMAIVQVLTHFQTQVLGLTLARLGVPPSETMPFTSPAYLLELYVAARHFAQDPALYGPIEMRNPRTGDVTAAFGAATQELAAVIANADQAAFASLFHEVREFFGDFTAEALVQSSFLIDRIVERS
- a CDS encoding YncE family protein; this encodes MRHASGSQFQRWTTALCIAATLAASSVSAQQRPQQKPPQPAKPTRDYWVYVGAESADLIHRVRFGPSGTTVERTTAIGELAAEMEGPHGLVISADARYLYMTTGHGFPDGKYWKYELGPDTLVGNGTLLGNFPASIDVTPDGLYTLSVNFNLHGDMVPSSVSVVYTPTNTEVARIVTCTMPHGSRITADGLHQYSTCMMDDQLVEVDTRSFEVSRRFSLAKGKEGPLPLTAGTLAAMNAGMNHTGHDAHAAHNAAAPAAKAAGPVVDPAQVGRAGLGLAKHDMTPASCSPTWAQPSAKGDRIYVACNKADEILEIDRKTWALQRRFKTGRGVYNLAATADNKYLMATLKQGHAVEIFDLTSGKSVGVVPTSNRLAHGIAVSADSRYAFVSSEGVGAQPGKVDVIDIVARAKVGTADVGQQASGIAFWKQTP
- a CDS encoding Ig-like domain-containing protein, which encodes MNVARRLRFVTIAAAVSAVGPLPSVSLHAQAAPAAATVARLVAEPARVTLRAGESTPVKVTAYDANGRALSDATVRVTGPRQAMRYSNGKLEAFRAGSYTATATAMGAQGPITLDIPVIVSWPALAKLTMTADSGRLYTGVALNHKIEGTHADGSPRYGLVATWRSSNAAVAEVDRFGTVTALKPGAVTITAEAEGVTASTSYTVVTNPVASIALDIPEDVILTGQVVRLKATARNASGTPVSDAPITWSYTYTPDDTTVAPGGPGIVDWGRFTANHPGRFTLLAQSGGVVARKVLEAKPRDVVRRISVTGRGTINTTATSDLWPWTGKDGRDYVLVGTWGGDGYGMVFDITDMNNIVKTDSIKIDARTINDVTVSPDGRYGVLAREGASNRINGVVILDLANPAHPKIASTFEQELTGGVHNMFATNDHLFAISGGQKYVIIDVKDIYKPKYVSEYQHPNARIHDLWVRDGIAYSAQGGVGTVIVDVGNGKWGGTIEKPKLINVFPINSGHEIYPYVQKSTGRTYLFIGDEEMNRAGRVWEGTNYRSTLGQKGGIAQTSGGYVHIVDATDPMNMRKVGRYHLEDYGAHDIIVEDDVLYQAYYDGGVRIVDVSGELMGNLAEQRREIAVFKPYDPQGHTANAPFVMNAMPWKGQILFTDFNTGLWAAKLEPKQKAITP